The DNA segment TATTTATAAAAAGATAATTGCCATTGTATAACACACCTTCACAGTCAATCAATGTAAAATAATCCCTATCAATCATGTGATAGCCTGTTTGGAACATGGTATAATAGGCTAATGACCGTAAGAGAAAAGGGAGAAATTTTTTATGAATTCAGTCAGAAATCAGCAGGATTTTGTAAAAACCTGGCGATATTTTGATCATACTCAGAATGGTTCAGGCTATAGTGCGCTTGAATCCTTTGCCTTTGATGATATGTTATGTCAGTCCGTAGGAGACACTGGGGCCGCAGCGTTCAGGGCATGGGTACATTACGATACCGTTGTTCTTGGCACTCAAGACTCAAGGCTTCCATATATTCAAGAAGGAATTGATTTTCTATCTCCAGAATACCAGTCCATCGTCAGAAACTCCGGTGGACTTGCTGTTATGCTGGACGAGGGTGTGCTTAATCTATCACTCATCTTTCAGGAAATGAAGGGCTGGTCGATTAATGCGGGGTACGACTTAATGCTTGAGCTCATTCGTTCAATGTTCCCAGCGTTTCGGGAAAAAATTGAGGCGCGTGAAATTGTTGGCTCTTATTGTCCGGGCAGTTACGATCTTAGTATCAACAATCAGAAATTTGCAGGCATCTCACAAAGGCGAACCCGAGGTGGTGTAGCCGTACAAATCTATCTATGCGTTACAGGAAGTGGATCTGATCGCGCTGAGGTGATCAGACAGTTCTATAAAGAGGCGTTAAAAAACGGTGACGCTCGCTATGAGGTACCAGACATTCGGCCAGAAACAATGGCCTCTCTTGAAGAATTGACGGTAGAAGCACTAACAGTGCCTTATGTGCTTGACCTTGCCAAACAAGCGATGGAGCAACTCGGAGCAACGATTAACCCTTCTGAACCAAGTGAAGACGAACAACGTGTATTTGAACAGCAGCTCGAACGCGTGACACAGCGTCACGAGCGTTGTCTCGCCCCATAGAAAAAACGCAGCGATTAGATCGCTGCGTTTTTTAGGTTCCTATTAAACCGTGACACGTTGGTTGATTGCTTGCATCGCTGTGATTAAGCTTAATTTAAAGACATCATCAGCGTCACATCCACGTGAAAGATCGTTCACTGGTTTGTTTAACCCTTGTAGGATTGGTCCAATTGCATCGTATCCACCAAGACGTTGAGCAATTTTGTAACCTAGGTTACCTGACTCAAGGCTTGGGAAGATGAATACATTTGCTTGTCCTTGAAGTGGTGAATTCGGAGCTTTCTTTTGAGCAACAGCTGGAACAAACGCTGCATCAAATTGGAATTCTCCATCAATCACTAAGTCAGGACGTGCTGCTTGAGCAATTTTTGTTGCTTCTGATACTTTTTGTGTCTCTTGTGAAGACGCAGATCCAAGTGTTGAGAAGCTAAGCATCGCTACTTTTGGATCAATATCAAATAATTTAGCTGTTTCAGCTGTTGCAATGGCAATCTCAGAAAGCTCTTCTGCATTAGGAGCAATGTTAATCGCGCAATCACCGAATACAAACTTCTGATCTTCTTTCACCATGACAAATACTCCAGACGTACGCTTGATACCTGGTTGTGTTTTGATGATTTGAAGAGCAGGACGTACCGTGTCACCCGTTGAATGAGCTGCACCACTTACAAGTCCTTCTGCTTTATCCATATAGACAAGCATCGTTCCAAAGTAGTTCACATCAAGAAGGACCTTGCGTGCACTTTCTTCGGTTTCTTTTCCTTTGCGACGAGCAACAAATGCTTCTACCATCGCATCGAATTCTGCATAGTCTGCTGGGTTCTCTATTGTAATGTCTGAAGAAAGTTCAATTCCTTCTTTCGTTGCTACTTCTTTAATGGCTTCTGGCGCACCAATTAAAATTGGCTTTACTACACGCTCTTCTGTCAATCTGACAGCTGCCTTCAAAATACGTTCGTCTGTACCTTCTGGAAATACAATGGTTGGCTGATGTTGTTGGACCTGTTCTTTAATTTGAGTAAACAAATCGCTCATGCCAAACCCCCCTTTACTTTATTCATACCCGTTATACCCTTAGCATACCCCTGTTTTCTTTAAAAAGGAACAGGCATACACAAGATTGTCATTTTTGCAACTTAAAAAAGCGAGAGAGGGAATACGCTTACAGTCATGCGGTATTTGGCATACATCGCTTACAATTATTTTTTTCGAAACAGCCCTTTTTTATGTGCGTTTCGTTTCAAAAGATGTATTCCCAATTGGAAATATGATAATGTAAGGATGGAATAGTCAGTGATTGGACTTAGGAGGTAAGTGAAATGAACGAAGCAGCAAAGACACTTGACGGTTGGTATGTTCTACATGATTTCCGAAGAATTGATTGGACTTCATGGAAACAGGTGCCAAGCGAAGAACGCGAACAAATCATTAGCGAACTGCAAACACTCCTTTCCAATTGGGAAGAAGCAATCTCAACAGATTCAGGAACACATACAGTGTACTCCATCCTCGGTCAAAAAGCTGACCTGATGATCATGCTTATGCGTCCAACGATGAAAGAACTAAATGAACTTGAAAACGCCTTTAATAAAACCAGATTTGCTGAGTTTACACTTCCATCGTATTCGTACGTATCGGTTGTAGAGCTTAGTAATTATCTTGCAGGTGACAGCGACGAGGATCCTTACCAAAACCCTCACGTTCGCTCAAGATTGTACCCTACATTAACAGATGCCCCTTACGTATGCTTCTATCCAATGGATAAACGCCGCGACGGGAACGATAACTGGTATATGCTTGATATGGACGAGCGTCGCTCCCTTATGCGCAGTCACGGTATGATTGGCCGAGGGTATGCAGGTAAAGTAAAACAAATCATCTCTGGCTCTGTCGGCTTTGACGATTGGGAATGGGGCGTTACACTATTTGCTGAAGATGTCCTTCAATTTAAAAAGCTTGTCTATGAAATGCGTTTTGACGAGGTATCGGCGCGATACGGAGAATTTGGATCGTTTTACGTAGGATCGTTACTTAAGAAAGAGCAGCTGTCCAAGTACCTTTATGTTTAAGGATTTGGGATAGAAATGAGAAAGCGAGCCGCGGGGCTCGCTTTTTTTGTGTGAGCTGGGTTTGAGTGTGGGAAGGTGCGGGCGGAATCCTTTTGCGCGAGATTGTGGCGGAAGTGCGCGAGGTTCTTTCTTTTTGCGCGACTTTGCGGCGTTCGTGCGCGACCTCCTCCCTTTCTGCGCGACTTTGCATGGGGAGTGCTCGACCTCCCTTCTTTTTGCGCGACTTTGTATGGACCGTGCTCGACCTCCCTTCTTTCTGCGCGACTTTGCGTGGAGAGTGCGCGACCCTCCCTCTTTCTGCGCGACTTCACATGCCTCACGCACGACACTCCCTAATCACGCACAAAAAAGACCACTGAGTTCCCCTCAGTGGTCTTCATACTTACTTCGTTTCTAACTCTGCAAGCTTTGCGTTCGGGCGAATGACTACAAAGTATGTTTGGATGATCATAAAGATGTTTCCGATTACCCAATAAAGGGAAAGGGCTGAAGGTAGCGTTACACCGGCAATGATGATCATAACTGGCATTACATACAGTAAGATGTTCATTGGGTTTGGCATACCTTCTACTGTTGGCATTTGCTGCATTTGGCTCATCGACATTTTAAACTGGAAGAAAGTCGTGATTGCCGCAATAACCGGTAATACATAGTCAGGTTGTCCTAAGTTAAACCATAGGAACTCATGGGCTCTAATTTCTTCCGTACGAATAATCGCAAAGTAGAATGCCATGATGATTGGGAATTGTACAAGAATCGGTAAACATCCGGCTAATGGATTTACTCCATGCTTTTGATACAAGCCCATCATTTCTCTTTGAACTTCTTGCTGAGCTTTTGGATCTCCCTTTTTCTTTTTCATTCTTTCTTGAATTTCTTGCATTTCTGGGCGTAGCAACTGCATTTTACGTGTACTTTTTTGTTGCTTTAATACAAGTGGCAGTAACACACAACGGATCAAAATCGTTGTAATGATAATGGATAGACCATAGTTGTTATTAAAGAATACGGCTACTGTTGTAATAAGCCAAGACATTGGGTATACAAAAAAGTGACTCCAAAATCCTTCTGTTTCAGCTGTAATTGGTGCTTGCTCCATAGGTGAACAAGCGGACAAGACAACCATTAATAAGGCCATTGTTAACATGATAATATGTGACTTCTTCAAAATGAAAATTCCTCCTTGTTGGTTATACGCATTTTTGATTTTAAGCTGCTACCACAAGGGATGGAGCTTCATCATCAGAGCCATATTGATCATAAATCGACGGTATCTTCGGACGATAGGTGACCGACATAGGACAAACAGGTGGATCTACTCTAGAGCTATAGATCGTCACGAGTCGTTCTTTCAGTTGGTTCGATCTAATTTTGTGATGATTAAAAGCAAGATTAATTCTAGCGAACGCTGCCAGCATGTATAATCCAATTAATAAAATCGCACCAATCATCATCATCTCTAAAAGTAATTCAATCACACCTGCTCACCTCCTACCCTTTACGCAATAGTCTCATCGTACCACACATGTCCTACGTTCTCAAAATGCTTTTTTGGCTTTTGCTTATTTTTTTGAAAGCGATAACGCAGCTTTAATTCCTTTGAATAATGAATTGCTGCCATACATAATGACGCCACCTTTGTAAACGTTGGCTGCAAATAAGCTAAAGACGATGATCGAAACAATCATCACTCCAAAGGAAAGAATGACTTCCCATAAAGGAATGGCTAGTAGACCTAAACGCAGGAACATGATAATCGGTGAGAAAAATGGTATCCATGAAGTAACCGTAACCAGCATTGACTCTGGATTGTTTAAGCCAAAGATCGCAATAAAGAATGCAATCATCACCATATAAATGAGTGGTTGAATCAATGTGTTCACATCTTCTACACGGCTTACTAAAGAGCCAAGCATCGCTGCAATACTACCGTATAGTAAGAAGCCGAGAACTAAGAAAATGAGTGCATAACCAACTAAGTCATATGGAATGTTCGATCCGAGAAGCTCTGATATAAAGCTATCTTCTGTTGAACCTCTGATTAAAAGACCTAGTCCCGCACCGATTAAAAGGATCACAAGTTGAAGTAAGGCTGTTAATCCAATCCCTACAATCTTCCCAAACATCTGCACGATTGGATGAACACTCGACACAAGAATCTCCATGACACGCGATGATTTTTCCGTTGCTACCTCCGTCGCAATCATCGTTCCATAGACAATGACTGCCAAATAAATAACGAATAGGAGTATATACACGATCGTCTGAGCTTGAGACGTTTCTTCTTCTGTACGATCAGGAGTGAGAGAAGACTCTGCAGATTCAGTATCAAAAGAGATTGGAGCATAAATGGAAGCCAACTGCGCTTCATCAAGTCCTAGCTCTAGTGTTGCAACAGATTCTTTTACACGCTGCACCGTTGTTTCCACTTCGTTTGCCACACTTGTTGATACATCATTGGCATATAATAAGGCCGATAGTTGGCCGGACTCATCCGTTTGTAAGCTGAGTACATAATCTGATTCTGTTTCTTCAAGAACCTCGCTTGGCTCTCCCTGTTGCGCCGATTCATTTGTCGCTTCGAATTCTTGAGCAGATAACTCTTGAGTCACAATTTCTGCAATTTCTTCTTGGTCACCAACAACAGCAATGGATTCTGCACCATCCCCTTCACCAGAGAACGCTTCAAAGATTCGATCAACATTTAAGAAACCTGCAATCACCAGAATCGTAATAATGGTAGTAATCATAAACGCTTTTGTCTTTAAACGGTTCGTAAACGTATGCATAGTGACTGTCCAAAAATTATTCATATGAGGTCCCCACTTTCTCAACGAATATGTCGTGTAAGCTTGGTTCTTCTACTTCAAAGCGTTCAACAAATCCTTTTTGTGTGATTTGCTGAAACAATGATTTTGCCGCTTCCATCCCATCCACTTGAACACGTGCTCCATTTGGGAAGGCTTCAAATTTCGTCACACCTGGTTGTTCCTGCAAGAAATCAAGCGAATAATCGGCGCGAATCAACACATTCTTCTTTCCGAAATCTTGTTTAATTTCTTTCAGCTTTCCATGAACAACTGGTTTTCCCTTATGCATGATACACAGATGTTCACATAACTCCTCTACATGCTCCATCCGGTGACTGGAAAAGATAATTGTTGAGCCTGCGTTTTTTAATTCGATGACGGCTTTTTTCAGAAGGTCGACATTTAAAGGATCTAATCCACTGAACGGCTCATCTAGAATGACCAATTCCGGATTATGCAGGATTGCAGCGATGAATTGAATTTTTTGCTGATTCCCTTTTGAAAGCTCCTCAATCTTTTTGTTTTCATATTCTGGCACCTTAAAGGTCTCTAGCCACTGTTTGGTCGCTTTTAAGATGTCCGTCTTTTTCATTCCTTTTAATCGTCCCAGGTAAAGGAGCTGTTCCTTTACTGTTAGCTTTGGGTAAAGTCCTCGTTCTTCAGGTAAGTACCCCACTAAGCTAGTACGGCTATAATCGATCTTCTGACCATCCCAAGTAATCGTTCCATCTGATGGGTCCAGAAGCCCAAGAATCATTCGGAACGTTGTTGTTTTCCCCGCTCCATTTGCTCCGAGCATTCCAAAAATGTCACCTTTAGGTACATGAATCGAAATGTCTTTCACCGCTTGATGCTGACCGAACTGCTTTGACACGTGATCAATGGATAAAGTCATACGCTCACTCCTTCATTTCCTTCTAATTTTGCTCTTAAAATGTCAGTGATGTTAAGAGCTTGAACCTGTTGAACTTCATAGCGCGCTACTGCTAACGCTTCTTCTGTTGCAAAACGATCTTCCGTTAGAAGCATGGACGTGTTGCCGGTAGTCTGCACTCGCTTTACTCCTGGAATGCTTGAAAGTCCTGGTGCGTGTTCGACCCAAATGTACGCATACTGTTCGCTGAGTGTGTCTTTTTCAAAAGGCCCCTCAAGCTCGCCCTTCTTCAGTACGTGAATATAGTCTGCCATCTCCCCGATCTCACTTGGCGTATGGGTAGAAAACAAGATCGTCCTCTCTTCATCTGCCTCTAGATAAGAAATCCACTCTCTCTTTAATTGCTCCTGCCCACTAATGTCGACACCTGCCAGTGGTTCATCCATAACTAATAGCTTCGAGGGCCTCGATAATGCTAATGCCGTCATTGCTTTTTTTCGCATCCCGACAGAGAGCTTATCGAGCTTCTTCTTTAAAGGGAGGTCGAATTCGGTTACTAATCGGTTGAAGAGAACATGATCCCAACCTGTGTAGGCAATTTGTTCAAGATAAGCAAGTTCTTTTAACGAAAAGTAAGAATGCGGCCCTAACTCCTGTGGTATAAAAGCCAGTTTCTGTTTCCATTCTTCTTCCCAAGTAGTTTCTTTAAATCTATTTACGTTTCCGGAATCCACATTTACCAATCCTGTAAGAACATTTAAGAGCGTTGTTTTTCCAGATCCATTATTTCCAACTAACGCATTGATACTTCCGGGTTCAAGTCCCATCGCTTGAATATTTAACAC comes from the Alkalihalobacillus sp. FSL W8-0930 genome and includes:
- the yidC gene encoding membrane protein insertase YidC is translated as MKKSHIIMLTMALLMVVLSACSPMEQAPITAETEGFWSHFFVYPMSWLITTVAVFFNNNYGLSIIITTILIRCVLLPLVLKQQKSTRKMQLLRPEMQEIQERMKKKKGDPKAQQEVQREMMGLYQKHGVNPLAGCLPILVQFPIIMAFYFAIIRTEEIRAHEFLWFNLGQPDYVLPVIAAITTFFQFKMSMSQMQQMPTVEGMPNPMNILLYVMPVMIIIAGVTLPSALSLYWVIGNIFMIIQTYFVVIRPNAKLAELETK
- the hemQ gene encoding hydrogen peroxide-dependent heme synthase; protein product: MNEAAKTLDGWYVLHDFRRIDWTSWKQVPSEEREQIISELQTLLSNWEEAISTDSGTHTVYSILGQKADLMIMLMRPTMKELNELENAFNKTRFAEFTLPSYSYVSVVELSNYLAGDSDEDPYQNPHVRSRLYPTLTDAPYVCFYPMDKRRDGNDNWYMLDMDERRSLMRSHGMIGRGYAGKVKQIISGSVGFDDWEWGVTLFAEDVLQFKKLVYEMRFDEVSARYGEFGSFYVGSLLKKEQLSKYLYV
- a CDS encoding ABC transporter ATP-binding protein, encoding MKPIILSNVKKSIENRQVLNIQAMGLEPGSINALVGNNGSGKTTLLNVLTGLVNVDSGNVNRFKETTWEEEWKQKLAFIPQELGPHSYFSLKELAYLEQIAYTGWDHVLFNRLVTEFDLPLKKKLDKLSVGMRKKAMTALALSRPSKLLVMDEPLAGVDISGQEQLKREWISYLEADEERTILFSTHTPSEIGEMADYIHVLKKGELEGPFEKDTLSEQYAYIWVEHAPGLSSIPGVKRVQTTGNTSMLLTEDRFATEEALAVARYEVQQVQALNITDILRAKLEGNEGVSV
- a CDS encoding ABC transporter ATP-binding protein is translated as MTLSIDHVSKQFGQHQAVKDISIHVPKGDIFGMLGANGAGKTTTFRMILGLLDPSDGTITWDGQKIDYSRTSLVGYLPEERGLYPKLTVKEQLLYLGRLKGMKKTDILKATKQWLETFKVPEYENKKIEELSKGNQQKIQFIAAILHNPELVILDEPFSGLDPLNVDLLKKAVIELKNAGSTIIFSSHRMEHVEELCEHLCIMHKGKPVVHGKLKEIKQDFGKKNVLIRADYSLDFLQEQPGVTKFEAFPNGARVQVDGMEAAKSLFQQITQKGFVERFEVEEPSLHDIFVEKVGTSYE
- a CDS encoding lipoate--protein ligase family protein; this translates as MNSVRNQQDFVKTWRYFDHTQNGSGYSALESFAFDDMLCQSVGDTGAAAFRAWVHYDTVVLGTQDSRLPYIQEGIDFLSPEYQSIVRNSGGLAVMLDEGVLNLSLIFQEMKGWSINAGYDLMLELIRSMFPAFREKIEAREIVGSYCPGSYDLSINNQKFAGISQRRTRGGVAVQIYLCVTGSGSDRAEVIRQFYKEALKNGDARYEVPDIRPETMASLEELTVEALTVPYVLDLAKQAMEQLGATINPSEPSEDEQRVFEQQLERVTQRHERCLAP
- the pta gene encoding phosphate acetyltransferase, with protein sequence MSDLFTQIKEQVQQHQPTIVFPEGTDERILKAAVRLTEERVVKPILIGAPEAIKEVATKEGIELSSDITIENPADYAEFDAMVEAFVARRKGKETEESARKVLLDVNYFGTMLVYMDKAEGLVSGAAHSTGDTVRPALQIIKTQPGIKRTSGVFVMVKEDQKFVFGDCAINIAPNAEELSEIAIATAETAKLFDIDPKVAMLSFSTLGSASSQETQKVSEATKIAQAARPDLVIDGEFQFDAAFVPAVAQKKAPNSPLQGQANVFIFPSLESGNLGYKIAQRLGGYDAIGPILQGLNKPVNDLSRGCDADDVFKLSLITAMQAINQRVTV
- a CDS encoding ABC transporter permease, giving the protein MNNFWTVTMHTFTNRLKTKAFMITTIITILVIAGFLNVDRIFEAFSGEGDGAESIAVVGDQEEIAEIVTQELSAQEFEATNESAQQGEPSEVLEETESDYVLSLQTDESGQLSALLYANDVSTSVANEVETTVQRVKESVATLELGLDEAQLASIYAPISFDTESAESSLTPDRTEEETSQAQTIVYILLFVIYLAVIVYGTMIATEVATEKSSRVMEILVSSVHPIVQMFGKIVGIGLTALLQLVILLIGAGLGLLIRGSTEDSFISELLGSNIPYDLVGYALIFLVLGFLLYGSIAAMLGSLVSRVEDVNTLIQPLIYMVMIAFFIAIFGLNNPESMLVTVTSWIPFFSPIIMFLRLGLLAIPLWEVILSFGVMIVSIIVFSLFAANVYKGGVIMYGSNSLFKGIKAALSLSKK